The Vanessa atalanta chromosome 7, ilVanAtal1.2, whole genome shotgun sequence genomic interval GAAACCCGACGACGCGGTAGAACTTAGTGGTGCAAATTTTATGAAAAGCGGTGTACTCTTCGTTAGGTTTAATATAAATGCCGGCTTTTGTTCTCTTAGATACCTTGGAATTTCTATCATTGCTATTACtacttaagaggactacaagagctaagtgcccttgagaatcgcacgcacacacttacaaaatcgacaaaaacggcaagcccgtgtactaagggttaagcgaggtaacgagattacgcccaaatattctaatagatggcgtcaaaccgagcgacgtaagatcaatcataaatctcataaaaaatagataggacaacagaattatttttatttctttcgatgttagttaacaaatgattataaaataaaactgattcaattaaacttacaatatttttatttatattttgtatacaataaaatagacagttagttttaaccttttttttctattatttatattattataccacaattagttcttatactaaatattgaaacataccaatttttaacattttataaaagtttaatgatctatttatataataaaatcgtaagtgttcgaaatctgtagtgtagtgaccgtggggtaacatatagcgtagtatttgttcgttttattaatattggttcataaagaaaaaatatatattcaattaaaaaaaaaaaaattctaaatatttactagaaaaaaatgttgtcaattcgatttggttgaatcattcatgaatgaaaggttaatcataataggtttaatcataaatctcataaaaatagataggatattagaattatttgtattgcttttgactgttattctatacaaaatgattaaaaaataaaactgatttaattaaacttaaaatatttttatttatatttagtattacaaaaaaaaaacatttagtgttaatttttttttaaatttttttatttaatttcacttgtatgtattaatgttattacatatgtcctggaatcttggaataaatattacacccactttcagcagAAAGTTGgctcacatatttaatctcgatgacaatgcacgattcatgaattgctgctatattcaatccaatatggcggacgttacaaaaaaatttaaatttatgtacaaatgacacttctaaatattctagttctctggttcacaacaattacatattttttgttacgactttacttttttttattattattaaaattagttcatacataactttaattcttattataaacaatcgataaaattaaactcttacgcaatataaatagcttccgtgttattgttttcgactttctttattctgtaaaaaataaatatatgttagtaattacatttttattaattataaaattatgtatttaaaaatatgtatcttaatatgtcatagtagttataatgaaaaaaaaatgcttcgagttcatggggatcgaatgtagtcacttgatccccatgaaagtcaattgatgttttctttcctttgaccaaatactctatcgtaattattaagaatggctcgaaaaatctgattatatgcgaactgattgcacatttttctaatagatgttttcaatattcatgatttataaaaaaaaaaatatgtttactaattaaatactcttaccttttaatatcgttcatatgttcataaacgttttttagttttcctcgcgcgtttcactttatttcccatatttacacaattaaaatttataacaaataatataataaaaaaacaaatgcctaattactactacactattttaacttaatatatttatttacaagaaagaataaaatttattataagaaaacatgaaacaatgaatttacaattaaaattacaaaaaaatatctcgtaacgtaatgaatgatgcggcgaaaagatcgacacgtctgtatagcatcaggcctcggccggcattgtctgtacacggcgtttacgcacacatgcgtacgcattttgttcgaaaataagaatatcggatttaaaaaaaatctattgattttactaaaaaagtgacacccaggttaaatagtatattgcttgtagaataatctgacaaaaaaccagaattatggaacgtatataagtatagttattattgattaaaagatctttttagaggtaactttgtgatttttttctatcgtaccaaattaattatatcatgttttcaaaataacaaatacttagcatgtatcctgaagattatcatatatttttttcatttggtttactgcattggatcatatacttttttgcattataaaacttgcatttagctcatgtagtccccttaactTCCAACAACGTTAAAATAACGCTGAGTAAAAGTTTGTAAGGTTACAGGATATAAATGTCCACAATGTATATTTTAGGTATTCTAGTTAGCGATGCTGACCAATGGGAAAttggtaaaaattatattttaaaatgacaacatctcttcaataataaataattcttccgAAATATGCAAATTTCCTTATGATATTTGCCCGTATGCAGAGCATGGCGTAAGTAAATAGAAATTTAACACTTGGAAAACTCAGAAGCGCCTTTGCATGTAGAAACAACAAATGCTTATACCTCATTTAATCGTTACGACACGACAGCTTgctcataaataattcaatgaacAAACTACatatcaacaaatataaaatgtttatatatatacatatatattcgttGTGGAAGTGTAAAGAAAACTCTTCGAACCTGATTCTCAATAATGAGTATGTGaagaataaaacttaaaactcgAGTCGAGTGCAGTTGAAGTTGCACATCGTATAGGTAAGCCTCGCTAAATATCCTGTTTCGAACAACACATTTCCACATcccttttacaatatttttctttatagacAAGCCACGTAAGCAGTACGGTATTTAAaggatattatatacttatttatttaagagcAATTAATGGAATTAAGCTTTCGCAACAGTTACAAAAGGATCGCAGGTTAAGACCCAAGCAAGCAACGCTGTGATTCCATATGCTTAATTGGTTTTTGTGCATCTCGTGCTCAGATTTGAAGGAGAAATCATGAATAAATCTACATCTGTCGAAAAATCCCATGTATCCCATCGATGCGCATTTAAGTAACGTGATGGATTCAACTTCAAACATACTTCTTTATCCGCTAGAGAAACATCTACGGGATGTTACGTTACTACCGTAgagtgttacaaaataaaaaagatacatcACTTTAATAatcagtttatatatataatctttaatcttATGAACTGACGTTAAAGAACTAACTTTCctgtttaaagtttattaaactaGTTAGCTTGTTAGAAAAGATAATTTCATCAAAGGCTTTGTGATGCAGACGAGATACTACGAGCGTGATTTGACACGTCTCACATGACTAACCCGGATACGCTATTCTTATTAATGCCTACGTTGGTGTACTTTGTAATTAGATCTCCGGGAGTTTTATATCCGGCAATAAACTAGCTATGTGTGTATTCATAACTCGCATCGTAAATTTAGCGAATAAAATTAACGTTTTACATTACaatgttcttatttcaaaaaattgtGTCATCAAAGAACTTcacacaatttattatttaaaaaaattatataaagatcaTTAATTGTCGAAAACTTTTGGAGTTGTTAATATATTctttcaactttattatctgtaaaatcAGTTTTTTCCGTCTCGAGCTTTAAAAATTTTTCACAGTGTTTTTCAACTAAATTATATCAAGTTTAAACTAAACAAATCAAGATTAATCAGTATTACCATATCCAGTTCTGGAACCAGCTTAGTATTCtctaaatatctataattatatacaagttACCCGTCTCGACTTCGttggataaaaattataacttggAACCTGATCGCCACGCCGCGTACCCACCCTATCTAAACCAAGCTATTTAGATGGAGTTCACATACACacgtatcaaataattatatatatataattataaagatacatatacaattatttaaatttaattttatttgctaaGCCAAGCGTGAACTAACATTAAATTACTCACGGGTTATTATTCTCCATAACCGTGAACTATGCTAAACATATTATCAACTGTACCCACGATGCTCCAACGCAAACTTCTCTCATGTAAATCGAATTCGGTTCGAATTCCATTAAAAACTGCTGACGACCCTAAGAGCTCTTAATAGCCGCAAGGTCAAAATAAACCCTTGTCATGTTTACGCTGAATAACTCTAGTAACTGTATTAAAcaagtttatttacttaaaaccgGTTGCAATTTGcgatttcgtatttatatttatattatcgaaCGACTTAGAAACATTGGCATTacgaattgatattatttttgaaggtaatttattacaatggtTAAAAATCAACGATAattatttggtatttataatttgaaaaaaaaatatataagaattaatgTACGTTCTTCCTCTATTTATTATTcccaaattattcatattgatAAACAGAAACCAAAGAACGAGCACCATTTAATAtggtgataaaattaaaaaataaatatcaaaggcAACTGCATCGTCATTTTATTGGCTAGTATATACTCGTATGGCTGTAGGGTTTGGATTTGAACCGAGTCAAGAAACTTCTCATTCTTTTGTCtcttgtaaaattattgtaaataccattagattataatctatctcgcgagattgtgtattttcgaaagattgtgaaccgtaacaaactacttacaatttaacgcatttattttcggtagattataatctaccgaatctaattaaagataaattataaaaactaacctaATCTAACCGAAATATTACTATAGAAATTTTtgtcgttttattttgagttaaatcaccgttcacaatatttcggcagttaacaatctcgcgagatagattacaatctaaggGTATTCacaattctacggtgatatatataaattttactgatATGAATAGATTGTTTAAATACCTCAAGATATTTAAACATACTGTGCATAAAATGCTGTAACATTGTTCGAAAGTAGATTTTACtatataacgataaaaaatggGACTATATATAAGTTACGcaataaaaatagtaagtatATCCGACAACGGTACGACGATATTTCAATAAACCTATTcatttgcaaataataaatcacCACTAAACTTGTTACTTGTAGACTTAGAATACGAGGTTGTCTGGCTCGACCGCAATCAAATACCTTgagcaatattatataattcaaaattcgaatcaACGCactgaatttatttacatgtactTCGATAGCAATCTAATAATACGCAAAGAGCTCGACACTGAaaccattaaaattattacgatCCATGAATGACGCAGTATCAGTAAGAAACAGGAATAATGTTCTGTCATGGTATCTTGCTTCTCGTTGGACGGGTCCAAGCAAGATACCTAagataatattaactatatattcaatggtattttactttatttaattaaaatggttgGAGACCATGATCCTTTAATAAATGGTACGAAAAAAACCATCGATAATTTCTTAAATCAACTATGCGATATCAACTGAGATGTCATATAATTATACCGGCTcactttaaaccggaacacagcaatacaaattataaataaataaataaataaataaataaataaatattggacaacatcacatacattattctgatcccaatgtaagtagctaaagcacttgtgttatggaaatcagaagtaacgacggtaccacaaacacccggacccaagacaacatagaaaactaatgaattttttctacatcgactcggccgggaatcgaacccgggacctcggagtggcgtacccatgaaaaccgatgtacacactactcgaccacggaggtcttcTTATTGTTATTGGGAGGTagaatatgttatgtatatgtggtatctttttttttttttttttttttttctcgctggaaaaacgcgttacgcgcttcccccacgtgatggaaggtgggggggtgtgtgggactccccggagccctggacgccgagtgcgcccaggtacgacgggtttacccactaaaaaaccagcggtaccctctccgtctttcggcgggcgccacgggatcgcttgcgcatgctaccgtgacgccctgacggtcggcccgcctatgcgggcctccaacacctagggggggttctcggggtactgagacccccctaGTCcccgcgacgcctattgaggcggggggagaaggtgcgcgtagcgcttcttcctcctccccggtcgtcttcggcggagcgggtctgcagcggcatcctcttcccgctcccgctccgcggcttccttctgcgacatcacgttttcgcagaaggagcgcatctccgaccaacacgtctcactaccgagcatttcgttgacgatgctcggcagcgagaggtctccgcccatagtcgccgcaagggtgtgcctctggggcccccacgcagcacactcactcagggtgtgttgcgccgtgtcgactggcgcaccacactcgtggcaggagggtgacacctcccgccgcgctatcccgtgcaggtacttaccgaagcatccgtgcccggtaagtacctgcgtcatcctgaaggtgagtgtgcccttcttcctctcgacccagcgactcaagtggggccggatcgcctccactgtcgccaggcccgccgtgggtgaccccagatcctcctgccatcgggcgatcagggctcgctgggctagagccctgatccgcccgacctccgccgaccctggacggtcgccgcggttcctcgcctcgacccggaaccggtacacttccgcgagcacctccgcctggagctcccagggcggatcgcccgcgagaagtgtcgccgcagcccacgacaccgtacggtaccctctgatgcctctcaccgctatgaccctctgcggcttacgcagcagggcccggttgtcagcggtgagggcgtcgacccagatcggggcaccgtacagcgccatcgacctcactacgccggaatatagacgccggcatagcgatcccggcccccccacattcggaaggaggcggccgagagcggcggcggcgttgatgagcctcgggccgagatggacaaaatgctgcccgaagctccatcgaccgtccaggatgaggcccagatacttcatctgggcctgcaccttgatcaccgtcccccggacggtgatactcgcccctcgtgggggtccttgccgtggaccgtggaacaggagggcctccgttttggatatggagaccctcaagcccagcattcccatacggtccacggtgagagccgttccgacctcggcgaggcgtgccgcctcccgaaagtcccgcccagtcgccgtgacgagggtgtcgtcagcgtagcacaacacccccatcccgggaaggacgggagctcgcaggagccagtcgaaaccgacgttccacaggattgggccgagaaccgacccctgtggaacgccgcagtccacccgacgccggaccaacctcccatcgacccccgcccagaggacctccctgtcctggaggtacgcctccagcagcctcctgagataggtcggcaccccatggtatcggagtgcctcccgtatcgtctcgaaagggagactgttgaaggcgttcgccacgtcgagcgacaccgccaggacgacttgcccccgggccaccgcttccgtcgtccgagtcttcagggcgtccagggcgtcgaccgtcgaccggcccgccctgaacccgtactgagcctctgagagacccggaccgacctcttcgaggtgctgaacgagacgggctgcgaggaccttctcgaagagtttgcccgtctcgttcagcagcactattggcctgtatgccgaaggggaatccatcggccgaccttccttcggcaacaggaccaactttccttccttccaaggcttcggaaactgcccgctgcacaggcactcgtcgaacagctcccgaagccttgcacccaggaattccagggcgtcgcacagaacacgccctggaaccccgtccggacccggcgccgtgttcttggccctcaagcggccgagggccatctccatctcccgctccgtgatcagtggtggagccactgcgtcttcgatcacggagcggggggccatctgcggagggacatgctcgcctggatggggaaagagttctccgaccaggcgcaggaggagaCTCGGTGGCAGCGTCTCAGTCACGGGGGCGCCTTgggtgcggaactttccgcgtacgccgcggtacgggcgcccccacgggtctcgattgagacccgccagaagctcctccctggccttctccttggccttgcttatcgccagctgcagatcttttttcaactggcgataagcgtccagcatctgtccctccaggtccgtgtcgaggccgttgcgccttcgacagcggacgtaggccctccgcgcccggcagcacgtcgcccgaaggtcggcgatttcgggcgaccaccaatagacgtgccggcgcggaaccctgcgccgggtccgaggcatggccgcatcgcagacctccttgagagaactgcgcatgcggcccgccagctcctctgcgctggcgccctccgtcctccctgcggaaccccaccgctgcacgatggcggcctccttgaccagctctcgatcgacctggccgagagaccacctcggcagcgtagtcggcaccctctggggttccgccggcctgcgagaggtggagatctcgaatcggatgtaccggtgatccgatagagtctccacctcctcctccactctccagtcgaccactctgcgtgcaacgacaggggtggcgaacgaaacgtccaccacggaacccccctgatgtcgcacgcaggtgtgtacctgccccctgttgagaagggacaggtcggagagcagggcccacacctggacggccctccctcgcggattcgtggcggggttgccccaggcacgcgactttgcgtttaagtcgccgagaaccagtataggtttcggcgactgcctggccaccgcagctctgactaagccgagataagtctcgaactcagccaggctgcggttaggggagaagtacgtaccgacgatgacgtactccccccaccccaccactacgtagcccgagcccctctcgatgagtgagagggggggggccgttccgctcctcgtgagaaccgccacggtgtcgtccgagtcccccagccagtgaggtaggggagggacgaaatagggctcgcaggccaccgccaggtctacctgccactccgccatggactgcagcagcaggtcctgcgctccggcgCAGTGGTTTACGTTCGTTTGGAGGAAGCTCACTTGTCCGTGCATTTTTTGGTTCGTTGAGCTTCCTCCGAGGCCTGACGGCTACATTCAATTGGGGCGGCcctggttccttggaccgcCTTGCCTTTCGTGTGGGGAGGGTTGCAGTCCCTGCCACCCATCGAGTGCCCTGAGGGCCTCCCAGCCTCTGCACAGACTGCGCAGTGGGCTGGTGCAGAGCACGACGGTGCCAGGTGTCCCGCACCTCCACACCTGTAGCACAGCGAGCTCCTGTCAACCTTTGACGGGCAGAGGGCTCTCGTGTGCCCGAGGCCGAAGCACCGGAAACAGCGAAGAGGTTGCTGCTCTAGTACCCTGACTCTAGCAGAGCTCCATCCCACTAGGAACCTGCCACTGTTGGCGAGAGTCTTAGCCGCCACCGTTGGGCACCTCACTGTAGCCATGCCCACTCCCGCAGGACCTGTGCCGACAGTCCCGACCCGGACAGAGTCAACGGGGCAATTGCCAACCCTGGCTATGGCTGCGGCCAACTTGGTCTTTGTGACCGAGTCGTCCAGCCCCGTGATCCTCAACTCGGTCATCCTCACGGGTAGAACGACGTTGGCCACTCCATCCAGGGCGACGCGGAGCTTATCCGCCAGTCGCCCAGCCTGCTCCTGACTCTGCGACTTAGGCAACTCTAGGACCCTAGCACCGGTGGCAGCGCGGCGGATCTTGATGCCCTCCCCTATGCCCAGCTGCGCCAGGTCGACGCTCTGCTCGGCCTTCTCTAGCACCTGGGCGTACGTCACTCCCTTTTCCTCTGCCTCAGGCTGCAGAGAGATGATGACGGCAGCGGTGCGGGGCATGGATATTTTGCCCTTTTTCAATGTTACCGCCGGGGTGGTTGTGAGCTTGCTTGCCACTGGTGGGGAAGGTTTCTTATCCTTTTTCCCTTTCCGGACAACAGTGGCCCAACTTTCCTCCTGCCCCGTACCAGCTTGAGCTGAAGGGATGGGTGTCCTAGCTGCCGGTGGTACCGTTGCAGCCG includes:
- the LOC125065431 gene encoding uncharacterized protein LOC125065431, which produces MDSEMETASEASVKKHRPLETDDSDSENEGVKAARPAAHRRGEVKGNGLTRARTELKEKEEEEREVAFERALRSRAFKKAPTERKDAVVPSSSVTKSMADPATLGAEELHAEAERNVAAILTVAKKSGNLKFGYIKSLKESAAALQAIVEVLSSRTEAEETRRLQADNRRLRREVENLKEDLKAHRREFADMRATMTASSGPSLATPSTDAMIDELREFITISIRSPPRVSSPPATTVELDVPRPSMPPTASAPKKQKQSKNNRTTPAATVPPAARTPIPSAQAGTGQEESWATVVRKGKKDKKPSPPVASKLTTTPAVTLKKGKISMPRTAAVIISLQPEAEEKGVTYAQVLEKAEQSVDLAQLGIGEGIKIRRAATGARVLELPKSQSQEQAGRLADKLRVALDGVANVVLPVRMTELRITGLDDSVTKTKLAAAIARVGNCPVDSVRVGTVGTGPAGVGMATVRCPTVAAKTLANSGRFLVGWSSARVRVLEQQPLRCFRCFGLGHTRALCPSKVDRSSLCYRCGGAGHLAPSCSAPAHCAVCAEAGRPSGHSMGGRDCNPPHTKGKAVQGTRAAPIECSRQASEEAQRTKKCTDK